The Heyndrickxia acidicola sequence GAGCAACAGGATATTCATCAGAGTATCCATACGCCCCGTGGATTTGGACTGCATCATCCGCTGCTTTATTGGCATAGTCACACGCCTGCCATTTTGCCAGAGACGTTTCACGTGTATTTCGTTTCCCCTGATTCTTCAACTCACCAGCCTGATGAACCAAAAGCCTGCCAATTTGCAGTCCTGCTTCCATATTGGCCACCATTTGCTGAACCAGCTGATGCCTTCCAATTTCTTTCCCAAAGGTCTTTCGCTCTTTGCAATACTTAACACTTGCTTCCATTGAAGCCATAATAAGTCCGCAGGCTCCTGCAGCAACTGTAAACCTGCCGTTGTCCAGTGCTGACATAGCGATTTTAAACCCTTCTCCTTCTTTTCCCAGTAGGTTTTCCTTCGGCACTCTTACACTGTCAAAAAATATTTCACCAGTGTTTCCTGCGCGAATGCCAAGCTTGCCTTTTATTGCCTTAGAAGAAAAACCAGGCATTGTCCGTTCTACAATAAAGGCAGATATGCCGTGATGATGCTTACTTTTGTCCGTATAAGCAAAAACTAAAAAGTGGTCTGCAACATCACATAGAGAAATCCATGTCTTTTGTCCATTTAAAATGTAATGGTCTCCGTCCCTCACTGCTGTCGTATTTAAAGAGGCTACATCCGATCCTGCACCAGGCTCTGTCAGCCCGAATGCTCCCACCTTC is a genomic window containing:
- a CDS encoding acyl-CoA dehydrogenase family protein, producing MEAKLREEHGMLRNTVRSFVDKEIIPYIAEWDAKGHFEPAVMKRLAELGFMGVCIPEAYGGSGMDYNSLAIVCEELERGDTAYRTAVSVHTGLNSLTLLQWGTEEQKQKYLVPQANGVKVGAFGLTEPGAGSDVASLNTTAVRDGDHYILNGQKTWISLCDVADHFLVFAYTDKSKHHHGISAFIVERTMPGFSSKAIKGKLGIRAGNTGEIFFDSVRVPKENLLGKEGEGFKIAMSALDNGRFTVAAGACGLIMASMEASVKYCKERKTFGKEIGRHQLVQQMVANMEAGLQIGRLLVHQAGELKNQGKRNTRETSLAKWQACDYANKAADDAVQIHGAYGYSDEYPVARYLRNSKAPVIYEGTREIHTIMQAEYVLGYREDKPLNKMLPAWPFEVDKAAAKS